AGCAGAGCGGCAGCGACGCGGTCGGATCGGTCGCGGGGGCTGCGGGAGGAAGCGCTGCAGGGATCCGGGCGGCGCGGGCGGCCTAGCCGGAGATGCACGCGCTGTAATAGACCGCGCTGCTGGCGTCCGACAGCGCGGAGATCAGGCTGCTCTCCTCGGGGCAGGACATGGCGCGCGGGCCCAGTTTGGCCAGTGCCACGTGGTACGGGAGCCCGGGGGCGTCGGGCCGAGTCCGGCTGCAGTTGAGGTACTGGTCGAACTCGGTGAGGTCCACGTCGGCCCACAGATCGGCGGCGGGCCCCAGCGGCTCGGCGCTCTCCAGCGGCGGGGCCTCGGGCGGCGGCGACAGCGGGCCGGGGTACGGGCCGGGCGTGCCCAGGGTGCCGTAGTACAGGCCAGCGAGCGGCGCCGCGGGGGGCGCGGTCCTGAGCGCCTCCGCCAGGGGAGCCCCGTAGCAACCGCCGGGGTCCCGGGACAACTCGGTGGGCGCGTAGGGCGCGCGAAAGGCCCGCAGCGCGCAGTCCTCGGGCGCCGCGGGCGGTGGGAAGAAGGCAGCCTCGCCGGGCTCCAGGCCGTCCAGAGGCGAGCGCTCGGGCGTGGGCAGCCCCAGGCCGTCGAACTCGGCGCCCAGCGGGGGCAGCTCGCGGAAGGCGCGAGCCGAACCAGGCGCCGCGGGGAAAGGCTCGGGCGGTGGCTGCGGGGGCGCTAATCCCGGGAGCAGGAGGCCGGGCTCCAGCCGCCGGGCCTTGCGCGCCTGCTTCTTGCGGCGCGGCCGGTACTTGTAGTTGGGGTGGTCGCGCAAGTGCTGCACGCGCAGCCGTTCGGCTTCCTCCACGAAGGGCCGCTTCTCCGCCGCGTTCAGCTCCTTCCACGCTTTGCCTGCGGGCCGCGGGCGCCAGTGAGTGGAACGCCGTCGGGCGGGTGGGCGCCGAGCCCTCCGTGCGCCTGGGACGCCCCGCGAAGGTTTGGCGCAGTCCCCGTACGCCGCGGCCCGGGACCCCCGCCCCGGCCCGAgacccccgccccgcccgccccACCCCGGCCCGGgacccccgccccgcccgccccACCCCGGCCCGAgacccccgccccgcccgccccACCCCGGCCCGGgacccccgccccgcccgccccACCCCGGCCCGAgacccccgccccgcccgccccACCCCGGCCCGAgacccccgccccgcccgccccACCCCGGCCCGGgacccccgccccgcccgccccACCCCGGCCCGAGACCCCCGCCCGCTCCCCCTTCTCTGCCGCCCTCCCGCCGCTCACCCAGCATCTTGCTGAGCACCGCGTTGTGCAGGTCCGGGTTCTGCTGAGCCAGCCGCTTGCGCTCGTCCTTTGCCCACACCATGAAGGCGTTCATGGGCCGCCGGATGCGCGACTCGTCTGCCGCCTGGCGTTCCCCGCGGCCGGCCGGGCTGAGGCCATAGCGCCCCGGCTCGGGGCTGCGCGGCGGACTGCGCTGCGGGCTGGGCGGCGAGGCGGGCGCGGCGGGCGCGGCGAGGGCGGCGGGGACGGCGGCGAGGCCGCGCGTGTCAGCGGCGGCCCCGTGTCCCGGGGCCCATGCACAGTCGCGGCGGGCGGGCGGGTCGTCCTGTGCGCCGTAGCCGGGCGGCGATCTCTGCATTCCAGCTGGGCGCGGCCTGGGCGGAACGGAGCGCGGGAGcgcggcgggcgggcgggcggcgggcaCTGCGGAGCCGGGCGCAAGGGCGGGCCAGGCCGGGAGCGGGGATGGCAGTGGGGACGGCGGTGGCCTCGGGCCGGGCGGGCGCCCAGATATAGCGGGTCAGGGCCAATCGGCGGCGGGGCGGGCGGGCCGGGGCGGGTCGGGGCCGCCTCCTCCCCGGGGGCTCCCTTTCTTCTCAGGCCGGGCGGGATTCCGCTGAGGCCTCCCCCGCGCACAgccccccccacctcccccgcGACATCTCAGAAGGAGAGACCCCCGGGTGGGAAAGAAAGGGCTGCTGATGAGGGCCGGTGCTGCCAGACTTTCGGAGGCGAGCTGCCACCCACCCACGGAGTCGGACCCCCGGGCAGTAACTGGGGGAGGGCGGCAGTGTCCCGCTGGTTGCCGTTCCCCGCACCCCCCCAGGAGGCTCCACGGGGAGGAGAGGGCCCTTTTTCACACCAAGTTCTGGGGAGGCTGCCTTCCCAACAGCCGGTAAGTCCTTCCTGGAGTGCAGCGCCTTCAGAAAAGGCCCCGTCTTTGGGGAGGCGCTCTGAGTCCCCAGGGGCGCCCATGCTGGAAACTCCACACCCATGTGTAACCGTCAGCACCAGGGACTTTGAGTGCCTTTATGGGACACGGTGGTCGTCGTGTTTCTGTCCTCACTCCCAAACCAACTCTGGCACAAGGCAAAGCTgacacagggagggagagagcagagGCCCTGGGCGGAGCCCACAAAGAGAAGGGGGAGCAGGGACGCAGAGGCTGTAGCGTCCTTCCTGCCCCCCCAGGGCCCCTGGGGAAGGGGCTGGGACCCGCAGTGGCTGGCTGGCTCCCCTGCCCAGCCCAGGCCACCGCTGCAGCAAGAGGCAGGGCCGACCTGGGTCCTTCCCGCTGGCCCCTCCCTGGACCCTCTGACCTGGGGTGGGGCGGGTTCCAGAGGAGCGTCCAGCTTCCTGAATTTTCACTGTCCCCTTCCCACCCCATCAGGAGGGGATCTGGGCTCCAGAGCTGAGGGCTCCCTCTGGAGGTCCTCCCCTCCCACTGCCAGGCATGGTTCTACTGGAGAAGGGTTGGATGTCCCCAGCAGCCCTCCAGGCAGGGTCAGAATCTCCCCCACCTCGCGGCACATCTCCTCATAGCCTGGAGGCTCCCCAGCTCCCCACTACACACTGTGCCGGGAGCCCCATGGGTAGCGGCCACAGGTCTTGTGACCCTGAGCCTGTGTGGCCAGAAGCTCTTGGTTCTCTGTCCCTGCCAGCCTCGCTAGGCCACATCCAGCCTGTGTTATGAATGGGGTGGGCCCCACGTGGGCCTTGCAGTGCCCCTTAGAGGCTGTTCCTGAACTGTCCCCAGGGGCGCTCCTGCCCTGAGGCCAGCACCCCCACAGGGGCACCCCCACCGAGGGCTGTCGCGGTCGGTGTCCAGCCCTCCCCAAAGCCCCACATCACAGTCTGTCTCGACGCCCATCGTCCCAGCATACGGGGCTGGGTCTCCCAGTCTGGTCTCCAGATCTCCCATCCCTCCAGTTTGCTCCACAGGCCTAGCACCTCGTTCACAGACACTGAGCCAGTGCTGGCTAATGGGGGGCCCGTGGGGCACCAGGAGGTGCGGCCTCTGGCTTTTCTGGGGAGGCAGGCAGGGTTGTGGCCACAGGGATGGATGGGCTCACAGGCCTCTGCCGGATGGTGCTAGTTCTCCTTTAATCTCAGTGTGGGTGGCTGGACCCTTGGCCAAGTCTCAGTGTGGGTAGGCCTCCTGGGCAGCTGGCAGGAGGGTGCAGGGGGGTGGGGAGCTGTGCGAAGACCCCCAAAGGGCTACCACTTGGCAGAAGCTCTCTCTACTCACAACCTTACGGATGCAGTCTGGGGTCACCAGGATCTGGCTCAGCCTGGGCAGTGGCTGGTCACTGGGCCCTGGGAAAAAGGTCCTTGGGGGCCTCTGCAGCAGCCCTCACACGTGGGGAAGGATTTGCAGTTCCCTGGGGGCCCTGCTTGGTCCTCTGCCGCCCCCGAGAGCCCAGAGTCACTGGAGCTGCTCTAAACATAGTGGCAGGCAGTGTCCGGCATGACCTCATCGCCTCCACGTCCCCCACAACACCCACCAGCAGCCGCCTTGCCTGGCGCCAGCCAATGACCCACCCTCTTGGCTGGGCTGTGGACTCAGGTGTCTGGCCGTCATGTCCTGTGAGCCGGGGCTGGGCGAGGAGCCTCCTGAGGTGCTCCTTTCCCTCTGCGCGGCAGGGAGGAGGCTGGCAGCCCTGGCCCAGTGTCCAGATGGGACAAAGTAGGGGTAGGGACCACAGCCAGGGTGGCGTGATCTGGAGCTGCAGGGCTAGGGGGACTTGCCAGGGCTCTACAGGGGATGGTGTGGGTGTGGCCAGCTGTGCTGAGGGAGGGGCATCcgatgtgtgtctgtgtgtggcctgtgtctgtctgtctgcctgggTGTGGGGTGAGGGGGACTCTAGTGCTGGAGGCTGCCCAGGGCCTTGGGAGCCAGGCAAGCTGGATGCTCCCAGGAAGAGATGAGGACCCATAATAGGTCCAGGAACAGGGGTCCTGCTCCGTGAAGTTTGGAGGGTCCCCAAGGCTTCTCTGGCCATTGAGCTTGGGCCCCAGCATTCTCCAAAAGAAGGCAGGCAGTTCATGAGTCTAGGGGCATTCCTCTGCCTCTGGAACTCCACCTCAGTCTGTCCTGGACTAGGTGGACTACGGCCCACCCTTGGGAGGGAGCCTATCTGTAGCCCCCAAGCCCCAGTCAGAAAGGCAGAGTTTGGGGGCGAGCTTTCTCTACAAGGGTGGGGCTGGCCTGGGCACTGAGTGGACACTGCCCTCCTGCCTGCCACCTGCCCCTCTCCCTCAGCCTGGACAGGAACCCCAGCCTCCAAGTGAGGTCTGCAAAGGATGCTGGGTAGTCCCCCTCCGTGGCTCTGGGTGGGGGCTTGGCTTGGCGCGGCTCCGGGCCGGGATGGCGGGACCTCCCAGGCACTGCCTGGGCACAGACCTCCCAGGCTTGCACCAGCCCAGCCCCTGTGGCTGCAGGAGCAGCGAGGCTGGGACCAATTACCGAGTCCTGCAGGGCCTGGACCCTCCTGCTCCTTAAGGGTGAAGGTGGGGGTTCCTGTTGGATGCAGTTTCAGGTGGAGGGGGCTCTCTGGCCTCCCGAACCTCGGCTCTCTCCAGTTCAGCTCCTACCTTCTGCCCACAGCTGAACACCTCTTCCTACAGGGAGCCCCCGACCTCCCAGCCACTGTCCTCAAGAGGCCATAGCATCTTGGTCTCCTTCTGTCTGCTGCCTCGGTAGGCTTCCTTCGGGACCCATGGAGACACGTCTGGCTCCTCAGGAGCTCTGTATTTAGTGGGCCTCGTCCTGGGGTTGTGGCTCCAGGCCTAGTGAGACATGGCAGAGGCCAGGGCAGGGAGAATGTGAGGCTGGGGTCAGGGTCTGTGACGAGGCCGCCTGATGCCTCAGAACCAGGTGGACACAGTTGTGTGCATGTCCCTCTTGGCCAATGACAGGTCTGGTTCAGGTGGCCCTTGCCCAGGGACAGAGGCTTCTCCTGGCTCCGTGCCTTCCAGCTCTCAGTCCTGGTGTGCACAGCGTCACCGGGCTTCCGATAGCTGCCGGCCTCAACTCTGGGAAAGGGCAGGTGGGGCAGCAGGAGGTGCCTGTGCTTTCCTGGGCATGAGCAGGCATGAGAGGTGCACGTGCTCCTGCTCACCTGGGCAGCGCCTCTCAACTGTCAGGTGTGGGGTTAGGGTTCACCTGACGATTTGCCACAGTCCCGTGGACCCGAGAGTTGCATGCAGAGCTGGGGTTGCGGTGCGAGTGGGGAAGGGTCTGAAGGTGTGGGTGTAGGGGGCTGTGCTGGGGCCTGCAGGCTGGGGTGTGCGGTGCGAGTGGGGTGCTTTTGTAGTCTGAGGGGTGATGTGCCAGTCATCGTGTGGTGTCAGGTTTCAGTCATCGTGTGGTGTCAGGGTCTCTTCTACTCTGGGTGCTAAGGGCCAGCAGGACTGAGAGGGGTAGGGGCTTCTCTGGGTCGAGGGCCACGGGggctggtgggggtgggagtgctGAATGCACAGGGTGATGCTGGGCTGCGGGCAGCAGATGTGCT
The Pongo pygmaeus isolate AG05252 chromosome 21, NHGRI_mPonPyg2-v2.0_pri, whole genome shotgun sequence DNA segment above includes these coding regions:
- the SOX18 gene encoding transcription factor SOX-18, with amino-acid sequence MQRSPPGYGAQDDPPARRDCAWAPGHGAAADTRGLAAVPAALAAPAAPASPPSPQRSPPRSPEPGRYGLSPAGRGERQAADESRIRRPMNAFMVWAKDERKRLAQQNPDLHNAVLSKMLGKAWKELNAAEKRPFVEEAERLRVQHLRDHPNYKYRPRRKKQARKARRLEPGLLLPGLAPPQPPPEPFPAAPGSARAFRELPPLGAEFDGLGLPTPERSPLDGLEPGEAAFFPPPAAPEDCALRAFRAPYAPTELSRDPGGCYGAPLAEALRTAPPAAPLAGLYYGTLGTPGPYPGPLSPPPEAPPLESAEPLGPAADLWADVDLTEFDQYLNCSRTRPDAPGLPYHVALAKLGPRAMSCPEESSLISALSDASSAVYYSACISG